A window of Dromiciops gliroides isolate mDroGli1 chromosome X, mDroGli1.pri, whole genome shotgun sequence contains these coding sequences:
- the LOC122733814 gene encoding methyl-CpG-binding domain protein 1-like isoform X7, producing MAEEWLDCPALGPGWKRRESFRKSGATCGRSDTYYQSPTGERIRSKVELTRFLGPDCDLRCFDFKRGVLQYLPAKASSQKRKRRAWPKKTKPSRKEKQPPEPRLGPPAPQGPVAIWCENCGTSISGDGTGRQRLRSLCKGCRAQRNAFNREQRMFKRVGCGDCKACQVTEDCGVCSACVVQPPQPGSPQHPQSLCVQRRCLKIVTRSFGCGRCSGCQTKEDCGACRICERKGKPGLKRQWKCIQRRCLKKRKMKRPRGAAARKLPGRRRRGLVPPPPTQAVSPSSTAKDRSQVRCLTRLPTVVTRGGTAVATARYSICRQSRKCGACAACRRRVDCGQCDFCQDKPKFGGCNQKRQKCRWRQCLQFAMKRLLPTARWASPAVEGAALSPRRARRSRRRKGASAKSGGLRGQRLVTEALSSGLEEYECPGLGVFISSPAVKQELESYGDQAPGAASPPPEGFSPGLPSKGANRAQLQHSLKQEENLGKGEEEEETEAAGSEAAKANTPVIMEIYSLSGATPTAAGPCGGLDSVLQEFLGELNELPLPAHWEVLPPRGPDLCIVQRSPLSTMAAAVIHIQPGLYFHVVVQDVPVPPTHELYSAHPLRLTTVDEVVELICNLEAYHLCPGWPGSWQQGPRSPDCHVLVYGGRCQACCRKTCPSGSSRS from the exons ATGGCTGAGGAGTGGCTGGATTGCCCCGCGTTGGGCCCCGGCTGGAAGCGCCGAGAATCCTTCCGAAAATCTGGGGCCACCTGTGGTCGTTCGGACACCTACTATCAGAG CCCTACGGGAGAGCGCATCCGCAGTAAGGTTGAGCTGACGCGCTTCTTGGGCCCAGACTGTGACCTTCGCTGCTTTGACTTCAAACGGGGTGTTCTCCAGTACTTGCCTGCCAAG GCATCTTCTCAAAAGAGGAAGAGACGAGCCTGGCCCAAGAAGACCAAGCCATCTCGCAAGGAAAAGCAGCCTCCAGAGCCCAGACTTGGCCCGCCTGCTCCCCAGGGCCCTGTAGCTAT ATGGTGTGAAAACTGTGGAACCAGTATCTCGGGGGACGGCACTGGGCGCCAGCGTCTCAGGTCTCTGTGTAAAGGCTGCCGAG CCCAGAGAAATGCCTTCAACCGGGAACAGAGAATGTTCAAG CGAGTTGGCTGTGGTGACTGCAAGGCCTGCCAGGTGACAGAGGACTGTGGTGTCTGCTCTGCCTGTGTTGTGCAGCCTCCCCAGCCTGGCTCTCCCCAGCACCCCCAAAGCCTATGTGTCCAGCGCCGCTGCCTCAAGATCGTTACTAGA AGCTTTGGCTGTGGGCGATGTTCTGGCTGTCAAACCAAGGAGGACTGTGGGGCCTGCCGGATCTGTGAACGCAAAGGGAAACCAGGCCTCAAAAGGCAATGGAAATGCATACAGCGGCGCTGCCTCAAG AAGCGGAAAATGAAGAGACCCCGAGGGGCAGCTGCTAGGAAGCTTCCGGGCAGGCGGCGCCGAGGCCTGGTGCCACCTCCCCCAACTCAAGCCGTCAGCCCTTCAAGCACTGCTAAG GACAGGAGCCAGGTTCGATGTCTGACAAGGCTCCCCACAGTGGTGACA AGAGGAGGCACTGCAGTCGCTACAGCA CGCTACTCCATCTGCCGGCAGAGCCGCAAATGTGGGGCATGTGCAGCGTGCCGGCGCCGCGTGGACTGTGGCCAGTGCGACTTCTGCCAGGACAAGCCCAAATTTGGGGGCTGTAACCAGAAGCGCCAGAAGTGCCGGTGGAGGCAATGCCTGCAGTTTGCCATG AAACGTCTGCTGCCTACAGCCAGGTGGGCCAGCCCTGCTGTAGAGGGGGCAGCTCTGTCTCCGCGCCGGGCGCGCCGCTCACGCCGTAGGAAGGGTGCCTCTGCCAAATCTGGGGGCCTCCGGGGCCAGAGGCTGGTCACTGAGGCACTCAGCAGTGGGCTTGAG GAGTATGAGTGTCCTGGCCTTGGGGTGTTCATCTCGTCCCCTGCAGTGAAGCAGGAGCTTGAGAGCTATGGGGACCAAGCTCCTGGagctgcctccccaccccctgaaGGCTTCTCCCCTGGCCTCCCCAGCAAG GGAGCTAATAGGGCACAACTCCAGCATTCTCTGAAACAAGAGGAAAActtgggaaaaggggaggaggaagaggagacagaAGCAGCAGGGTCAGAGGCAGCAAAGGCAAACACTCCTGTG ATCATGGAGATTTATAGTTTGAGTGGAGCCACACCAACAGCAGCAGGCCCCTGTGGAGGCCTGGACAGTGTCCTGCAAGAGTTTCTGGGAGAACTGAATGAGCTGCCATTGCCTGCCCATTGGGAGGTGCTGCCACCGAGGGGCCCAGATTTATGTATCGTCCAGCGTTCCCCCCTGTCCACCATGGCTGCTGCCGTTATCCACATCCAGCCAGGCCTCTACTTTCACGTGGTGGTACAAGATGTCCCTGTGCCACCCACGCATGAGCTCTACTCAGCCCACCCCTTGCGGCTCACCACTGTGGATGAGGTGGTAGAACTCATCTGCAACCTGGAGGCCTACCATCTGTGCCCTGGCTGGCCTGGCAGCTGGCAGCAGGGCCCACGTTCTCCAGACTGTCATGTGCTAGTATATGGTGGCCGCTGCCAGGCCTGCTGCCGAAAGACTTGCCCCTCAGGGAGCAGCAGGAGCTGA
- the LOC122733814 gene encoding methyl-CpG-binding domain protein 1-like isoform X11, with product MAEEWLDCPALGPGWKRRESFRKSGATCGRSDTYYQSPTGERIRSKVELTRFLGPDCDLRCFDFKRGVLQYLPAKASSQKRKRRAWPKKTKPSRKEKQPPEPRLGPPAPQGPVAMLPFLLRWCENCGTSISGDGTGRQRLRSLCKGCRAQRNAFNREQRMFKRVGCGDCKACQVTEDCGVCSACVVQPPQPGSPQHPQSLCVQRRCLKIVTRSFGCGRCSGCQTKEDCGACRICERKGKPGLKRQWKCIQRRCLKKRKMKRPRGAAARKLPGRRRRGLVPPPPTQAVSPSSTAKRYSICRQSRKCGACAACRRRVDCGQCDFCQDKPKFGGCNQKRQKCRWRQCLQFAMKRLLPTARWASPAVEGAALSPRRARRSRRRKGASAKSGGLRGQRLVTEALSSGLEEYECPGLGVFISSPAVKQELESYGDQAPGAASPPPEGFSPGLPSKGANRAQLQHSLKQEENLGKGEEEEETEAAGSEAAKANTPVIMEIYSLSGATPTAAGPCGGLDSVLQEFLGELNELPLPAHWEVLPPRGPDLCIVQRSPLSTMAAAVIHIQPGLYFHVVVQDVPVPPTHELYSAHPLRLTTVDEVVELICNLEAYHLCPGWPGSWQQGPRSPDCHVLVYGGRCQACCRKTCPSGSSRS from the exons ATGGCTGAGGAGTGGCTGGATTGCCCCGCGTTGGGCCCCGGCTGGAAGCGCCGAGAATCCTTCCGAAAATCTGGGGCCACCTGTGGTCGTTCGGACACCTACTATCAGAG CCCTACGGGAGAGCGCATCCGCAGTAAGGTTGAGCTGACGCGCTTCTTGGGCCCAGACTGTGACCTTCGCTGCTTTGACTTCAAACGGGGTGTTCTCCAGTACTTGCCTGCCAAG GCATCTTCTCAAAAGAGGAAGAGACGAGCCTGGCCCAAGAAGACCAAGCCATCTCGCAAGGAAAAGCAGCCTCCAGAGCCCAGACTTGGCCCGCCTGCTCCCCAGGGCCCTGTAGCTAT GCTCCCCTTCCTTCTCAGATGGTGTGAAAACTGTGGAACCAGTATCTCGGGGGACGGCACTGGGCGCCAGCGTCTCAGGTCTCTGTGTAAAGGCTGCCGAG CCCAGAGAAATGCCTTCAACCGGGAACAGAGAATGTTCAAG CGAGTTGGCTGTGGTGACTGCAAGGCCTGCCAGGTGACAGAGGACTGTGGTGTCTGCTCTGCCTGTGTTGTGCAGCCTCCCCAGCCTGGCTCTCCCCAGCACCCCCAAAGCCTATGTGTCCAGCGCCGCTGCCTCAAGATCGTTACTAGA AGCTTTGGCTGTGGGCGATGTTCTGGCTGTCAAACCAAGGAGGACTGTGGGGCCTGCCGGATCTGTGAACGCAAAGGGAAACCAGGCCTCAAAAGGCAATGGAAATGCATACAGCGGCGCTGCCTCAAG AAGCGGAAAATGAAGAGACCCCGAGGGGCAGCTGCTAGGAAGCTTCCGGGCAGGCGGCGCCGAGGCCTGGTGCCACCTCCCCCAACTCAAGCCGTCAGCCCTTCAAGCACTGCTAAG CGCTACTCCATCTGCCGGCAGAGCCGCAAATGTGGGGCATGTGCAGCGTGCCGGCGCCGCGTGGACTGTGGCCAGTGCGACTTCTGCCAGGACAAGCCCAAATTTGGGGGCTGTAACCAGAAGCGCCAGAAGTGCCGGTGGAGGCAATGCCTGCAGTTTGCCATG AAACGTCTGCTGCCTACAGCCAGGTGGGCCAGCCCTGCTGTAGAGGGGGCAGCTCTGTCTCCGCGCCGGGCGCGCCGCTCACGCCGTAGGAAGGGTGCCTCTGCCAAATCTGGGGGCCTCCGGGGCCAGAGGCTGGTCACTGAGGCACTCAGCAGTGGGCTTGAG GAGTATGAGTGTCCTGGCCTTGGGGTGTTCATCTCGTCCCCTGCAGTGAAGCAGGAGCTTGAGAGCTATGGGGACCAAGCTCCTGGagctgcctccccaccccctgaaGGCTTCTCCCCTGGCCTCCCCAGCAAG GGAGCTAATAGGGCACAACTCCAGCATTCTCTGAAACAAGAGGAAAActtgggaaaaggggaggaggaagaggagacagaAGCAGCAGGGTCAGAGGCAGCAAAGGCAAACACTCCTGTG ATCATGGAGATTTATAGTTTGAGTGGAGCCACACCAACAGCAGCAGGCCCCTGTGGAGGCCTGGACAGTGTCCTGCAAGAGTTTCTGGGAGAACTGAATGAGCTGCCATTGCCTGCCCATTGGGAGGTGCTGCCACCGAGGGGCCCAGATTTATGTATCGTCCAGCGTTCCCCCCTGTCCACCATGGCTGCTGCCGTTATCCACATCCAGCCAGGCCTCTACTTTCACGTGGTGGTACAAGATGTCCCTGTGCCACCCACGCATGAGCTCTACTCAGCCCACCCCTTGCGGCTCACCACTGTGGATGAGGTGGTAGAACTCATCTGCAACCTGGAGGCCTACCATCTGTGCCCTGGCTGGCCTGGCAGCTGGCAGCAGGGCCCACGTTCTCCAGACTGTCATGTGCTAGTATATGGTGGCCGCTGCCAGGCCTGCTGCCGAAAGACTTGCCCCTCAGGGAGCAGCAGGAGCTGA
- the LOC122733814 gene encoding methyl-CpG-binding domain protein 1-like isoform X8: MAEEWLDCPALGPGWKRRESFRKSGATCGRSDTYYQSPTGERIRSKVELTRFLGPDCDLRCFDFKRGVLQYLPAKASSQKRKRRAWPKKTKPSRKEKQPPEPRLGPPAPQGPVAMLPFLLRWCENCGTSISGDGTGRQRLRSLCKGCRAQRNAFNREQRMFKRVGCGDCKACQVTEDCGVCSACVVQPPQPGSPQHPQSLCVQRRCLKIVTRSFGCGRCSGCQTKEDCGACRICERKGKPGLKRQWKCIQRRCLKKRKMKRPRGAAARKLPGRRRRGLVPPPPTQAVSPSSTAKDRSQVRCLTRLPTVVTRYSICRQSRKCGACAACRRRVDCGQCDFCQDKPKFGGCNQKRQKCRWRQCLQFAMKRLLPTARWASPAVEGAALSPRRARRSRRRKGASAKSGGLRGQRLVTEALSSGLEEYECPGLGVFISSPAVKQELESYGDQAPGAASPPPEGFSPGLPSKGANRAQLQHSLKQEENLGKGEEEEETEAAGSEAAKANTPVIMEIYSLSGATPTAAGPCGGLDSVLQEFLGELNELPLPAHWEVLPPRGPDLCIVQRSPLSTMAAAVIHIQPGLYFHVVVQDVPVPPTHELYSAHPLRLTTVDEVVELICNLEAYHLCPGWPGSWQQGPRSPDCHVLVYGGRCQACCRKTCPSGSSRS; this comes from the exons ATGGCTGAGGAGTGGCTGGATTGCCCCGCGTTGGGCCCCGGCTGGAAGCGCCGAGAATCCTTCCGAAAATCTGGGGCCACCTGTGGTCGTTCGGACACCTACTATCAGAG CCCTACGGGAGAGCGCATCCGCAGTAAGGTTGAGCTGACGCGCTTCTTGGGCCCAGACTGTGACCTTCGCTGCTTTGACTTCAAACGGGGTGTTCTCCAGTACTTGCCTGCCAAG GCATCTTCTCAAAAGAGGAAGAGACGAGCCTGGCCCAAGAAGACCAAGCCATCTCGCAAGGAAAAGCAGCCTCCAGAGCCCAGACTTGGCCCGCCTGCTCCCCAGGGCCCTGTAGCTAT GCTCCCCTTCCTTCTCAGATGGTGTGAAAACTGTGGAACCAGTATCTCGGGGGACGGCACTGGGCGCCAGCGTCTCAGGTCTCTGTGTAAAGGCTGCCGAG CCCAGAGAAATGCCTTCAACCGGGAACAGAGAATGTTCAAG CGAGTTGGCTGTGGTGACTGCAAGGCCTGCCAGGTGACAGAGGACTGTGGTGTCTGCTCTGCCTGTGTTGTGCAGCCTCCCCAGCCTGGCTCTCCCCAGCACCCCCAAAGCCTATGTGTCCAGCGCCGCTGCCTCAAGATCGTTACTAGA AGCTTTGGCTGTGGGCGATGTTCTGGCTGTCAAACCAAGGAGGACTGTGGGGCCTGCCGGATCTGTGAACGCAAAGGGAAACCAGGCCTCAAAAGGCAATGGAAATGCATACAGCGGCGCTGCCTCAAG AAGCGGAAAATGAAGAGACCCCGAGGGGCAGCTGCTAGGAAGCTTCCGGGCAGGCGGCGCCGAGGCCTGGTGCCACCTCCCCCAACTCAAGCCGTCAGCCCTTCAAGCACTGCTAAG GACAGGAGCCAGGTTCGATGTCTGACAAGGCTCCCCACAGTGGTGACA CGCTACTCCATCTGCCGGCAGAGCCGCAAATGTGGGGCATGTGCAGCGTGCCGGCGCCGCGTGGACTGTGGCCAGTGCGACTTCTGCCAGGACAAGCCCAAATTTGGGGGCTGTAACCAGAAGCGCCAGAAGTGCCGGTGGAGGCAATGCCTGCAGTTTGCCATG AAACGTCTGCTGCCTACAGCCAGGTGGGCCAGCCCTGCTGTAGAGGGGGCAGCTCTGTCTCCGCGCCGGGCGCGCCGCTCACGCCGTAGGAAGGGTGCCTCTGCCAAATCTGGGGGCCTCCGGGGCCAGAGGCTGGTCACTGAGGCACTCAGCAGTGGGCTTGAG GAGTATGAGTGTCCTGGCCTTGGGGTGTTCATCTCGTCCCCTGCAGTGAAGCAGGAGCTTGAGAGCTATGGGGACCAAGCTCCTGGagctgcctccccaccccctgaaGGCTTCTCCCCTGGCCTCCCCAGCAAG GGAGCTAATAGGGCACAACTCCAGCATTCTCTGAAACAAGAGGAAAActtgggaaaaggggaggaggaagaggagacagaAGCAGCAGGGTCAGAGGCAGCAAAGGCAAACACTCCTGTG ATCATGGAGATTTATAGTTTGAGTGGAGCCACACCAACAGCAGCAGGCCCCTGTGGAGGCCTGGACAGTGTCCTGCAAGAGTTTCTGGGAGAACTGAATGAGCTGCCATTGCCTGCCCATTGGGAGGTGCTGCCACCGAGGGGCCCAGATTTATGTATCGTCCAGCGTTCCCCCCTGTCCACCATGGCTGCTGCCGTTATCCACATCCAGCCAGGCCTCTACTTTCACGTGGTGGTACAAGATGTCCCTGTGCCACCCACGCATGAGCTCTACTCAGCCCACCCCTTGCGGCTCACCACTGTGGATGAGGTGGTAGAACTCATCTGCAACCTGGAGGCCTACCATCTGTGCCCTGGCTGGCCTGGCAGCTGGCAGCAGGGCCCACGTTCTCCAGACTGTCATGTGCTAGTATATGGTGGCCGCTGCCAGGCCTGCTGCCGAAAGACTTGCCCCTCAGGGAGCAGCAGGAGCTGA
- the LOC122733814 gene encoding methyl-CpG-binding domain protein 1-like isoform X5, with protein sequence MAEEWLDCPALGPGWKRRESFRKSGATCGRSDTYYQSPTGERIRSKVELTRFLGPDCDLRCFDFKRGVLQYLPAKASSQKRKRRAWPKKTKPSRKEKQPPEPRLGPPAPQGPVAIWCENCGTSISGDGTGRQRLRSLCKGCRAQRNAFNREQRMFKPPQPGSPQHPQSLCVQRRCLKIVTRSFGCGRCSGCQTKEDCGACRICERKGKPGLKRQWKCIQRRCLKKRKMKRPRGAAARKLPGRRRRGLVPPPPTQAVSPSSTAKKCMELWGSRSSMGSVSALALCFFHQSPWAPSSPAQDRSQVRCLTRLPTVVTRGGTAVATARYSICRQSRKCGACAACRRRVDCGQCDFCQDKPKFGGCNQKRQKCRWRQCLQFAMKRLLPTARWASPAVEGAALSPRRARRSRRRKGASAKSGGLRGQRLVTEALSSGLEEYECPGLGVFISSPAVKQELESYGDQAPGAASPPPEGFSPGLPSKGANRAQLQHSLKQEENLGKGEEEEETEAAGSEAAKANTPVIMEIYSLSGATPTAAGPCGGLDSVLQEFLGELNELPLPAHWEVLPPRGPDLCIVQRSPLSTMAAAVIHIQPGLYFHVVVQDVPVPPTHELYSAHPLRLTTVDEVVELICNLEAYHLCPGWPGSWQQGPRSPDCHVLVYGGRCQACCRKTCPSGSSRS encoded by the exons ATGGCTGAGGAGTGGCTGGATTGCCCCGCGTTGGGCCCCGGCTGGAAGCGCCGAGAATCCTTCCGAAAATCTGGGGCCACCTGTGGTCGTTCGGACACCTACTATCAGAG CCCTACGGGAGAGCGCATCCGCAGTAAGGTTGAGCTGACGCGCTTCTTGGGCCCAGACTGTGACCTTCGCTGCTTTGACTTCAAACGGGGTGTTCTCCAGTACTTGCCTGCCAAG GCATCTTCTCAAAAGAGGAAGAGACGAGCCTGGCCCAAGAAGACCAAGCCATCTCGCAAGGAAAAGCAGCCTCCAGAGCCCAGACTTGGCCCGCCTGCTCCCCAGGGCCCTGTAGCTAT ATGGTGTGAAAACTGTGGAACCAGTATCTCGGGGGACGGCACTGGGCGCCAGCGTCTCAGGTCTCTGTGTAAAGGCTGCCGAG CCCAGAGAAATGCCTTCAACCGGGAACAGAGAATGTTCAAG CCTCCCCAGCCTGGCTCTCCCCAGCACCCCCAAAGCCTATGTGTCCAGCGCCGCTGCCTCAAGATCGTTACTAGA AGCTTTGGCTGTGGGCGATGTTCTGGCTGTCAAACCAAGGAGGACTGTGGGGCCTGCCGGATCTGTGAACGCAAAGGGAAACCAGGCCTCAAAAGGCAATGGAAATGCATACAGCGGCGCTGCCTCAAG AAGCGGAAAATGAAGAGACCCCGAGGGGCAGCTGCTAGGAAGCTTCCGGGCAGGCGGCGCCGAGGCCTGGTGCCACCTCCCCCAACTCAAGCCGTCAGCCCTTCAAGCACTGCTAAG AAATGCATGGAGCTTTGGGGGTCTCGCTCCTCCATGGGCTCAGTCTCTGCCCTTGCTCTCTGTTTTTTCCATCAATCCCCTTGGGCCCCATCCTCCCCTGCTCAGGACAGGAGCCAGGTTCGATGTCTGACAAGGCTCCCCACAGTGGTGACA AGAGGAGGCACTGCAGTCGCTACAGCA CGCTACTCCATCTGCCGGCAGAGCCGCAAATGTGGGGCATGTGCAGCGTGCCGGCGCCGCGTGGACTGTGGCCAGTGCGACTTCTGCCAGGACAAGCCCAAATTTGGGGGCTGTAACCAGAAGCGCCAGAAGTGCCGGTGGAGGCAATGCCTGCAGTTTGCCATG AAACGTCTGCTGCCTACAGCCAGGTGGGCCAGCCCTGCTGTAGAGGGGGCAGCTCTGTCTCCGCGCCGGGCGCGCCGCTCACGCCGTAGGAAGGGTGCCTCTGCCAAATCTGGGGGCCTCCGGGGCCAGAGGCTGGTCACTGAGGCACTCAGCAGTGGGCTTGAG GAGTATGAGTGTCCTGGCCTTGGGGTGTTCATCTCGTCCCCTGCAGTGAAGCAGGAGCTTGAGAGCTATGGGGACCAAGCTCCTGGagctgcctccccaccccctgaaGGCTTCTCCCCTGGCCTCCCCAGCAAG GGAGCTAATAGGGCACAACTCCAGCATTCTCTGAAACAAGAGGAAAActtgggaaaaggggaggaggaagaggagacagaAGCAGCAGGGTCAGAGGCAGCAAAGGCAAACACTCCTGTG ATCATGGAGATTTATAGTTTGAGTGGAGCCACACCAACAGCAGCAGGCCCCTGTGGAGGCCTGGACAGTGTCCTGCAAGAGTTTCTGGGAGAACTGAATGAGCTGCCATTGCCTGCCCATTGGGAGGTGCTGCCACCGAGGGGCCCAGATTTATGTATCGTCCAGCGTTCCCCCCTGTCCACCATGGCTGCTGCCGTTATCCACATCCAGCCAGGCCTCTACTTTCACGTGGTGGTACAAGATGTCCCTGTGCCACCCACGCATGAGCTCTACTCAGCCCACCCCTTGCGGCTCACCACTGTGGATGAGGTGGTAGAACTCATCTGCAACCTGGAGGCCTACCATCTGTGCCCTGGCTGGCCTGGCAGCTGGCAGCAGGGCCCACGTTCTCCAGACTGTCATGTGCTAGTATATGGTGGCCGCTGCCAGGCCTGCTGCCGAAAGACTTGCCCCTCAGGGAGCAGCAGGAGCTGA
- the LOC122733814 gene encoding methyl-CpG-binding domain protein 1-like isoform X2 codes for MAEEWLDCPALGPGWKRRESFRKSGATCGRSDTYYQSPTGERIRSKVELTRFLGPDCDLRCFDFKRGVLQYLPAKASSQKRKRRAWPKKTKPSRKEKQPPEPRLGPPAPQGPVAIWCENCGTSISGDGTGRQRLRSLCKGCRAQRNAFNREQRMFKRVGCGDCKACQVTEDCGVCSACVVQPPQPGSPQHPQSLCVQRRCLKIVTRSFGCGRCSGCQTKEDCGACRICERKGKPGLKRQWKCIQRRCLKKRKMKRPRGAAARKLPGRRRRGLVPPPPTQAVSPSSTAKKCMELWGSRSSMGSVSALALCFFHQSPWAPSSPAQDRSQVRCLTRLPTVVTRGGTAVATARYSICRQSRKCGACAACRRRVDCGQCDFCQDKPKFGGCNQKRQKCRWRQCLQFAMKRLLPTARWASPAVEGAALSPRRARRSRRRKGASAKSGGLRGQRLVTEALSSGLEEYECPGLGVFISSPAVKQELESYGDQAPGAASPPPEGFSPGLPSKGANRAQLQHSLKQEENLGKGEEEEETEAAGSEAAKANTPVIMEIYSLSGATPTAAGPCGGLDSVLQEFLGELNELPLPAHWEVLPPRGPDLCIVQRSPLSTMAAAVIHIQPGLYFHVVVQDVPVPPTHELYSAHPLRLTTVDEVVELICNLEAYHLCPGWPGSWQQGPRSPDCHVLVYGGRCQACCRKTCPSGSSRS; via the exons ATGGCTGAGGAGTGGCTGGATTGCCCCGCGTTGGGCCCCGGCTGGAAGCGCCGAGAATCCTTCCGAAAATCTGGGGCCACCTGTGGTCGTTCGGACACCTACTATCAGAG CCCTACGGGAGAGCGCATCCGCAGTAAGGTTGAGCTGACGCGCTTCTTGGGCCCAGACTGTGACCTTCGCTGCTTTGACTTCAAACGGGGTGTTCTCCAGTACTTGCCTGCCAAG GCATCTTCTCAAAAGAGGAAGAGACGAGCCTGGCCCAAGAAGACCAAGCCATCTCGCAAGGAAAAGCAGCCTCCAGAGCCCAGACTTGGCCCGCCTGCTCCCCAGGGCCCTGTAGCTAT ATGGTGTGAAAACTGTGGAACCAGTATCTCGGGGGACGGCACTGGGCGCCAGCGTCTCAGGTCTCTGTGTAAAGGCTGCCGAG CCCAGAGAAATGCCTTCAACCGGGAACAGAGAATGTTCAAG CGAGTTGGCTGTGGTGACTGCAAGGCCTGCCAGGTGACAGAGGACTGTGGTGTCTGCTCTGCCTGTGTTGTGCAGCCTCCCCAGCCTGGCTCTCCCCAGCACCCCCAAAGCCTATGTGTCCAGCGCCGCTGCCTCAAGATCGTTACTAGA AGCTTTGGCTGTGGGCGATGTTCTGGCTGTCAAACCAAGGAGGACTGTGGGGCCTGCCGGATCTGTGAACGCAAAGGGAAACCAGGCCTCAAAAGGCAATGGAAATGCATACAGCGGCGCTGCCTCAAG AAGCGGAAAATGAAGAGACCCCGAGGGGCAGCTGCTAGGAAGCTTCCGGGCAGGCGGCGCCGAGGCCTGGTGCCACCTCCCCCAACTCAAGCCGTCAGCCCTTCAAGCACTGCTAAG AAATGCATGGAGCTTTGGGGGTCTCGCTCCTCCATGGGCTCAGTCTCTGCCCTTGCTCTCTGTTTTTTCCATCAATCCCCTTGGGCCCCATCCTCCCCTGCTCAGGACAGGAGCCAGGTTCGATGTCTGACAAGGCTCCCCACAGTGGTGACA AGAGGAGGCACTGCAGTCGCTACAGCA CGCTACTCCATCTGCCGGCAGAGCCGCAAATGTGGGGCATGTGCAGCGTGCCGGCGCCGCGTGGACTGTGGCCAGTGCGACTTCTGCCAGGACAAGCCCAAATTTGGGGGCTGTAACCAGAAGCGCCAGAAGTGCCGGTGGAGGCAATGCCTGCAGTTTGCCATG AAACGTCTGCTGCCTACAGCCAGGTGGGCCAGCCCTGCTGTAGAGGGGGCAGCTCTGTCTCCGCGCCGGGCGCGCCGCTCACGCCGTAGGAAGGGTGCCTCTGCCAAATCTGGGGGCCTCCGGGGCCAGAGGCTGGTCACTGAGGCACTCAGCAGTGGGCTTGAG GAGTATGAGTGTCCTGGCCTTGGGGTGTTCATCTCGTCCCCTGCAGTGAAGCAGGAGCTTGAGAGCTATGGGGACCAAGCTCCTGGagctgcctccccaccccctgaaGGCTTCTCCCCTGGCCTCCCCAGCAAG GGAGCTAATAGGGCACAACTCCAGCATTCTCTGAAACAAGAGGAAAActtgggaaaaggggaggaggaagaggagacagaAGCAGCAGGGTCAGAGGCAGCAAAGGCAAACACTCCTGTG ATCATGGAGATTTATAGTTTGAGTGGAGCCACACCAACAGCAGCAGGCCCCTGTGGAGGCCTGGACAGTGTCCTGCAAGAGTTTCTGGGAGAACTGAATGAGCTGCCATTGCCTGCCCATTGGGAGGTGCTGCCACCGAGGGGCCCAGATTTATGTATCGTCCAGCGTTCCCCCCTGTCCACCATGGCTGCTGCCGTTATCCACATCCAGCCAGGCCTCTACTTTCACGTGGTGGTACAAGATGTCCCTGTGCCACCCACGCATGAGCTCTACTCAGCCCACCCCTTGCGGCTCACCACTGTGGATGAGGTGGTAGAACTCATCTGCAACCTGGAGGCCTACCATCTGTGCCCTGGCTGGCCTGGCAGCTGGCAGCAGGGCCCACGTTCTCCAGACTGTCATGTGCTAGTATATGGTGGCCGCTGCCAGGCCTGCTGCCGAAAGACTTGCCCCTCAGGGAGCAGCAGGAGCTGA